TGCAGCACGAGCATCCGGTGGCGGCGACAATTCTCTATCGCTCGCTGCTGGCCGACATCCTCGCGCGGGCGCGGTCGAAGGCCTACGGGCACGGGGTGGAGTATCTGCGGCGGCTCGACCAGCTGGCCGGGGCAGCGGAGGCGGACGCTGCGTGGCCGCAGGGGATGGAGGCCCACGCCGCCTGGCGGGCGGCGCTGAAGCGCGACCACGGGCGTAAGACGGGCTTCTGGAGCCAGATGGGCGAGAGCGGAAAGGCGGGGGCGGCAGAGCCCGAGCGGCCGCTCAGGGGCCGGGCGCCGCGGTGGGTGCAGAGTCCGTGAGGCGGGGGAGACCGAATAAAACGGCCGAAGCCGAAAGGCAGCCTTCCGGCACGAAAGGCAAAACTCTCTGGGAGTTTTCATGGTGTGGATTGCCACAGAATTCTTCCTCAAGAGGCCACTTTCTTTCCTTTAGGGCAGCAGTTCTGACCCTCCCTGAGGGAAGTGGCTTCCAGGCATGTGACATCCCGCACCGCCAAGTCACAATCTCTCCGCCTGCGGTCCAAGCGCCACCCAGAATCGGGTTCGTGGGAGACGGGGGTGGAAGTGTGGGCTGTCAACGCATGTTCCATCGGGTCAGGCCGCACCGTCGTCGGGCATCTCACCGCTTCCCGCGGCACCTGGTCTTAGCCGACGCGCTCGGCCCTCTCCCGCCGGTCACCTCGCTCGGTGCCGCCCCCAGAAGCTGCCGCTAAGACGAGCCGCAGCGACGGGTCCGAACAGCCCTTTGGTGCCCCTCGTGCCCCGCGCAGCATGACGCCAAGCGCCGACACGAGGGCGGAAAGCGGTCTGATAGCACTGCGGCATTGCGGACGCAGCAAGTGATGGGATCAGCTATTCGGGCAAACCGCAGCGAGACACAGCTGGACCCGCGTTTAGGTGCGGTTCCGAGAATGGCCGATATGCCGCCGATCACACTCGGTTCACCGGTCCAGATTTCCGCTGACACCGCTGAGTCTTCTGCATTTTTAGGCTCCGCGGTCACCTCGCAGTGAAGCGAACATGTCGCGGACGCTGTCCTCCGTGGCGCGGTCCGTGCGCTGGCGGTCACGGTAACCATCCTGCATCTCCTCGGCTCGCCGCTCTTCATCGCCGCTGTACTCGCCGTAGGCTTCTTCAATCTGCTCGAGTTCCTGGGCCACATCCACGCCGAGGCTAGAGGCAAAGAGCTCATAGTCTTCACGGAGGCCGTTAAAATCGTTCTCCGTACTGGCTTCGCCGATCTCGGCGGCGATAGACCGTCGGGATCTCTCAAAAGCTGCGCGCAAGGCTTCAAGAGCTGCAGTGTTCTCGGGACCTTCAAGATCGAGGGCGCTGATGATCTCGCGCAATTCGTCCGACCGAACGCCCTCCCCTGCGGCCTCGATTAGTCTGGCCGTGATCTCAACCTCAAGCGGCGACGACCTGAGCGGCGACCAGGTGGTCCGCTCCAAGGCTCTCAGCGCCTCGACCGTGTCATTGACGTGCAGGTCCTGCGTTTCCCAGCTAGCGCGCATAGCCGCTTCGGTTTCCCTGACTAGCCCTAGCATCGGCATCGTCCGGAGGCGATCCGCGAGGGGTAGTACGGCTGCGAGCCGCGATCCCGGGGTCCAAGACCACAGGAAAGTGCCGTTAGAGAAGGTTCGAAGGCGCCCATTTCGGTTGAGGAGTCTCTTGATGGCGTCCGCAACGGCGGGGCCGCTCTGGCGCAGGGAGTGCCAAATGTCGGAGAGCCCCCCGGCCGCCAACGACATTACCCTCTCAATTTGGCTGAAGTCAGCGGATCCCACCACTAGGTCTACAGCATTCTCCGGGGCCTTTCGAACGACGGCGTTAAGCAGGTCAATGACCGAGGGGTCCAACACTTCAAATGACATAGCGCCGCTGGGCCGGATGAAGGCGTTGAGCAGTTCCGCCATTGCCGTTGCCCAGTCGTCCGGACGGCGCGCCAGCCCCCAGCGCGCGGCGCGTACCTCGTGTAGGGCCTTGAAGGCCACCTCCAAGATCCTTCCTTCCGTTTTTCCCCCAAGGCTGTAGAGCGCAAGCAACAGGGAGCGACCGGCATCGCTGAGCTGTTGCTCGTAGGCGTGTAGCCAGACCTCGGATGGGTCGCGCATCAGGTTGCGGACAAAGGCGCGGTATTCCGCCGGTGGGACGGTGTGTACGCGATTGAAGCTCGACAGCCACTCGATCAGGCGCGGGTTGAACTTTGGGTGGCGAACGATTTCCAGATAAAAGTCCGACGCCAGTAGGGCGTCGCAGTAGGCGTCCGGCAGATCGCTGAAATAGAGGTGATTGTATAGGATTTTGGCCTTGTGGCCGAAATCGTATCCTCCGATATGCAAGATCATCTTATGGCCGGTCAGGCCAGCCTGCCGCAGGCGCTCGGATGCGGCCATGGCCTGGCCGAAGATGTGTTCACGGGTGGTGAGAATGAGGCGAGCCCTGGATGAGGCCCGCACCATCTCGATGAAGTCAGTGATTGCTCGGTCATCGTTGCGCAGAAGGCCGGTGGCCCGCTCGCCCAAGAACGTAGCGCCCATGAAGTCGTCGTAATAGTAGATCTGCGATGCGCCCCGCTGGAAGAACCGCTGGCCTTCGGCGATGTCCCGGCGAATGACGACCGGCTGCCAGTTCTTCTCGAGGTGGGCGTAGAGCAGCATATTGGCCAGGGTCGTCTTGCCCACACCAGGCGCGCCAGAAATGATCAGTACCCGATCGCGATCAAGGATTTCCAAAGCCTGGTGATAGGCGTCGCTGCGCACGTTGCGGCGGATAGTTGCGCAAATTTTTTCCACTTGGAACTCGGACTGGGTAACGAGATCGCTGTGCAGGACGCGGTCTAGTACGGCGCGGCTGGCCAACCAGAGCTTGTAGTGCTTATGCAGAACCGCCGGGTGGCGGCCCAGAAGGTTGTTCAAGTCCTCTTGGCCCAAGATGTCGGCGACGGGCAGGGCACTGCCGAACAGCGAGCTGATTGCCTGCTTGTTGGCTGGCGAGAGAGGTACGGAAGTCGCCAGCACATAGCGGCTTGGTCTGATCGCATGGACCTTAATCGCCTCGGCAGTCAGATCACGCAAAAGGCCAGCGAAGCCGGTCTTAAGGTAGTGCTTGACCTGCACCACCATGTTCTGGCCATAGCGGGCGTATCGCAGGTCTATGCCGCCGTCCCGGCCGCTTTTGAAGCCTTCGAGGACCAAGTCCCACTCGGCCTGCAACAGGTCTTGAACCAGTAGTTCCAAATCGTGCGGCGACAATTGATGGAAGTCGTAGGTCATCTAATCCGTGGAGCTCGTTGCGTCTGGCGCTAGCTTGTCATTGGACCCGCCTGCGCTTAGCTATTGGGCATATCGCTTCCATGATGATGAGAGCTTTGTTGCGAGTCAATCGGACGGCTGCCTTGGGAAATGCGGCCGCGCAGAAGCGAATGAGGATGACTATCGGCTTTGGGCCGAGCTCTGAATGCACTAGGTGTTGCCCGTGCGACAGTCTAGGAATCATTGATCTGCGGAGTTGTCGCTGCGCTTCTGGCCGAGGCAGAGCCGGTCACGTGTCGCAGCTGGGGGACCAGCGGGCCGGCTCCGCGACGATGGGGCATACGCCAGACGAGCTTGCCCGATCTGCTTTTCATATGGTGCCCCCTTACCCAATGGGTCCTTCGCGGGATCCCTTCTCGGGTGCCAGTCGACATATCGGCCTTCATCGCCTCGACCTGACCGCGGCCCGACTTGCCCAAGGCGATCTTCGTGATGAGCGTGGCAGGAAGCACTTTGCCGGACCGCTCGGCCTGACGTCTTTCGTGCCTAGGGTGGAGCGAGACCTGCTGCACCTCCAGCATACCATCGTGACGCAGCAGGGTGGCGATCGCGACGGCAGCGCCGAGGAAGTTCCGGTTCATGGCGAGTTCGTCCTCAATCATGCCATCCGGAACCGGCATGCCGACAGCCTCGAAAAGGCCGCGAGTGGGCGTCGGGACTACCTCGGCCTTCATTCCCCTCGTGACCATGCAGCAGGTGCTTGGGCCGACGGTGTTCTGGCGGATGGCGAAGCGCTGAGTGAAAATATCCCCCTCGACCTGTGTGACCAAGCCGATCACGGAACCATCATTCTGCCGCTGGATTCCATCCTCCCCTGTGAGAGGGGGCATGATGACCATCGTCGGAAACGGTAGCTGAACTTGGGAGTAGAGCTCGTCCAGCCCATCTCGCTTCATCTCGTTGACCAATTCGCTCATCATCCAGTAGGCATCGGCATCGATCCGGAATATCTGGGCGTCCTCAAGGATGGCGAGGGATCGCGCCCGATAGTCCAGAAGCTGATCCATCAGGCCCGCGGGTAGCTCGGATTGCTGGAACCCCTGCATCTCGCAAACCTGCCGAGGGTAATCCGTGAAGAAGAGCTTCAGTTCGTGGACCATGTCGTCACCTGCCGTTGAAGCCGAAGCAGACCCCAAGACGGCATGGCCGTCAACATGGGCAGGCTTGAGGTGACAGTTCGCCCGCGCAGTTCAGGCCACAGCAGCTATCGGGTTTTCCGCCTCGCGCCACGAACGGCCGCTTTGGAAGATATGGCGACGCAGCATCCGATGCGTCCGACCGGCGGCCATGGGGCCGAGCATGCCTTCCGCGGCCCGACGTCGCAGGGGGCGGGGAGCGGTCATTCGCTGCGTCTAACATGAACGGCGCCAATGCGTGGAAAGGCACCACCGCCGTGGCACACGGCGTGTTCTGGCGCTCGCGGATGGGCTACGGGGCGCGGATCGACGGCGACCGCTACTTCGTCACCTTGCCGAAGAAGATGACCGTCGAAGACGTCCTGATCGACTGACAGCACCCAACCGCCGCGACACACTCCGTCATGCAATCAAGCGCCTCCCCGGAGGCGCTCTTGGCTTTTCGCGAACTTGCTGCTCAGCACGAATGGCACTAGTGTGACCGAGATATCAGCAACTTTCTTCGCTCACTCAGGTGCCCAATGGACGTAACGAAAATATCTTCCGAGCTAAAACAGCAGCGAAGAACAGTTGGGTTTGATACCTACGACATCACCGCGAAGCAACTACTGGATATGGTTGCTGAAGGGCAGATAAAGGTGGCACCCGACTACCAGCGGCATTTCGTTTGGAAGTCGGATAGAGAGTCGGCGTTGATTGAGTCGGTGTTTCTAGGAATTCCCGTTCCCAGTCTATTTATGGCGACAAATGAGGACTCAAGCTGGGAGTGCATCGACGGGCTGCAGAGGATCACTACCCTTGTGAACTTCGTGAGGCCGCAATTTCGTTCAGGGGTCAAGGATATTTCGACACACGAACTGAAGATTGACGGCCTCGAAAAGGTTCCAAGCCTAAATGGAATAAAATTCTCTGATCTTCCCGAGACGCTAAAGCTCAACTTCCTAACGAGACCCGTGAGGATAACGGTTCTCAATGATCTGAGTGATTACCAAGTCAGGTTCGACCTATTTGAGAGGCTGAACACCGGAGGCATAATCCTGCATCAGCAGGAAATCCGAAATTGCGTGTTTCAGGGGGAGTTTAACGAATTCATTAAATCGTGCGCCGCCGATGAGCGCTTAGAAAAAGTGTTCAAAAAATCGAATCGTGAAGGCCGCGGCAACATGGAGGAGGTAGTACTCAAGTTCTTCGCTTATTTCGAGTGCAGGGACGACTTCAAACACTCCGTAAAAGAATTTCTGAACGCCTATATGGAAGACAAGACGAAGGCGTTCAAGAACAAGAAGACACTGTCTGAACTGTTCGACAAGACAATGGACGTTTTGTCGAGTGCGCTCCCGGATGGCATAGTTCGGAGCGAACGAAAGAACACGACGCCGCTTCTATTGTTTGAAGCCGTATCTGTTGGAGTCGCTGATGTAATCAGCGCGGGGAATCAAATCAATAAAGATGCCCTTCGAGCCGTTCTTAACGACCAAGAGCTCAAGAAGGCAACCTCGGTCGGCACGAATAGTAACCCCAAATTGTTGCGGAGACTTCAAATCGTTAGAGAGGCCGTTTCTGGATGAGCTTTGCCGACGCCCAGCTAGAGGTGCGCGGCAGATTCACGGAAGCTCTCCAAGTAATAAATCGGCTGGACCCCGGCGCGCCACCCAACCTCATCCCATCCACGGACCCGGACAAGGCGTTACGTGGCCTACTACTTGTAGCAATATATTCTGCGATGGAGCGGGGAGTAAACGCTTACGTTGAAGAGGCATTAGCGGTGGCCACGTCGCATGCCTCACTAGTCAAGCACTGCATCCCGGAGGTGCAGGCAATTTTTCACTACCCGCGAATACAGTCGCTTCGCGACTGCTCCGATGATAATTCACTCAGTAAGTCAATTGAGCTATTTTCTATGCTCACGCAGGATGTTGAGTTCAGTGTAGCAAACAACCCACTTTCCGTGCGCCTGCAGAATGTTGACGGTTCAACGATGGAGCAGTGCTGCCAGTTTCTGGGTGTGCCCAACTTCAGCATCGGCGTAATGGAGAGGGGCCGTTTGAATAATCTTCGTGAGCGACGAAATGCGGTGTCTCACGGCCGCGAGTCTTCGGTTCAGGTCGGTGGAAGGTTCTCCTTCGGCGAAATAAGAACTATGCACTCAATAGCGGATACGGAAGTTGAAAAATTTGGTTCGGCTTTGAAGGCTTTTTTTGAGCAGAAAGGTTATGAGCTCAGCAGTGCGTAGCATTTCCACTCACGTCACCGACTGACGGAATATCAATCTGGTCGTTAAATTCTGCCTGCTTGACGGCAACCTCTCAACGCGTTGGAGAGCTGCGCAGAGCCGTTACGCTGCGCGTTGTAGACTGCGGGGTCCGTGAACGGCAGGATTGTCTCGGGTCGCTGACCTCGGCCTGCCAGACCACGCTGCACGACGCCTTGGATGACCGGTTCCCAGAAGCTGCGCCGCAGCGCTCGGCCTTGAAGCGAACGGCTGCTCTGGGCCGGGCGCGCTATCTTGCCGCGCTCGGCCACGCAGCAGCGGAGGTCTGCTTCCTGCGCACTGCGTCGCTCTCCACGCGGGTCGCGGACGACCGCTTCCGCCATCTGCCACAGATGAAGTGCCGCGACCTCACAGGCAGTTCCCAGCCCTCTGCGTCGGCGCTACGGTTCGGCCACAGGGATAAGAACGACCTTGCAGGAGCTGCCAGGTCCTCTCCGACCGGCTTTGATGGCGGCTCCACGGAACCACCGGGTCATCCACATAAAATGAAGGTGGCGGACCAAGGGGGCCTCAAGAACCGAGATAGGACTGGATCGCCGCCTCGATCGCCCCCGTGTGCTTGTACAGGTCTGACGGCTTATCAACCCGGATCTTGGTCTCGACCTTGTCTGCGTTGAACAGGCCGATGTTCTTGGTCGTCGGAGAATTGAAGTACAGACGGCAGACCGGACGCCTGTTGTTGTCGTCCATCAGGATGGCACAGTAACTCTTCGCGTCCCTCATGGTGATCCGCTCGATGGGAGCAATCTTCGCCGCAATCGCGCGGACGATCATGAACCCCTCGCGTTCCTCATCGGTCGTCTCCACTTCCGGCTCCTCGACTTCCTGCGCAGCCTCGTTCTTGGCTGAGGGCGGATCACCTCGGAGAGTGATACTAAGCTTGTCTTGAATTCGGTCGCGGATGATCTCGTCTAGAGCAGCCTGAATGGCGGGCTTTAATTGTTCTGCGACTGCCTTGGTGATCGAGCCATCATGGATCTGACGCCCAATCAGGCGAATGAAATCATCGTCTGGCTCATCAAGCTGACCCTTGAGATAGCTGGCAGCTGCTCGCG
This portion of the Rhodobacter sp. CZR27 genome encodes:
- a CDS encoding restriction endonuclease, with the translated sequence MTYDFHQLSPHDLELLVQDLLQAEWDLVLEGFKSGRDGGIDLRYARYGQNMVVQVKHYLKTGFAGLLRDLTAEAIKVHAIRPSRYVLATSVPLSPANKQAISSLFGSALPVADILGQEDLNNLLGRHPAVLHKHYKLWLASRAVLDRVLHSDLVTQSEFQVEKICATIRRNVRSDAYHQALEILDRDRVLIISGAPGVGKTTLANMLLYAHLEKNWQPVVIRRDIAEGQRFFQRGASQIYYYDDFMGATFLGERATGLLRNDDRAITDFIEMVRASSRARLILTTREHIFGQAMAASERLRQAGLTGHKMILHIGGYDFGHKAKILYNHLYFSDLPDAYCDALLASDFYLEIVRHPKFNPRLIEWLSSFNRVHTVPPAEYRAFVRNLMRDPSEVWLHAYEQQLSDAGRSLLLALYSLGGKTEGRILEVAFKALHEVRAARWGLARRPDDWATAMAELLNAFIRPSGAMSFEVLDPSVIDLLNAVVRKAPENAVDLVVGSADFSQIERVMSLAAGGLSDIWHSLRQSGPAVADAIKRLLNRNGRLRTFSNGTFLWSWTPGSRLAAVLPLADRLRTMPMLGLVRETEAAMRASWETQDLHVNDTVEALRALERTTWSPLRSSPLEVEITARLIEAAGEGVRSDELREIISALDLEGPENTAALEALRAAFERSRRSIAAEIGEASTENDFNGLREDYELFASSLGVDVAQELEQIEEAYGEYSGDEERRAEEMQDGYRDRQRTDRATEDSVRDMFASLRGDRGA
- a CDS encoding DUF262 domain-containing protein, with translation MDVTKISSELKQQRRTVGFDTYDITAKQLLDMVAEGQIKVAPDYQRHFVWKSDRESALIESVFLGIPVPSLFMATNEDSSWECIDGLQRITTLVNFVRPQFRSGVKDISTHELKIDGLEKVPSLNGIKFSDLPETLKLNFLTRPVRITVLNDLSDYQVRFDLFERLNTGGIILHQQEIRNCVFQGEFNEFIKSCAADERLEKVFKKSNREGRGNMEEVVLKFFAYFECRDDFKHSVKEFLNAYMEDKTKAFKNKKTLSELFDKTMDVLSSALPDGIVRSERKNTTPLLLFEAVSVGVADVISAGNQINKDALRAVLNDQELKKATSVGTNSNPKLLRRLQIVREAVSG
- a CDS encoding HEPN domain-containing protein, whose amino-acid sequence is MSFADAQLEVRGRFTEALQVINRLDPGAPPNLIPSTDPDKALRGLLLVAIYSAMERGVNAYVEEALAVATSHASLVKHCIPEVQAIFHYPRIQSLRDCSDDNSLSKSIELFSMLTQDVEFSVANNPLSVRLQNVDGSTMEQCCQFLGVPNFSIGVMERGRLNNLRERRNAVSHGRESSVQVGGRFSFGEIRTMHSIADTEVEKFGSALKAFFEQKGYELSSA